One stretch of Cygnus olor isolate bCygOlo1 chromosome 1, bCygOlo1.pri.v2, whole genome shotgun sequence DNA includes these proteins:
- the MYF6 gene encoding myogenic factor 6, which translates to MMMDLFETGSYFFYLDGENGALQQLEMAEGSPLYPGSDGTLSPCQDQMPPEAGSDSGGEEHVLAPPGLQPPHCPGQCLIWACKTCKRKSAPTDRRKAATLRERRRLKKINEAFEALKRRTVANPNQRLPKVEILRSAISYIERLQDLLHRLDQQEKMQEVGGDAFSFSPKQANGSDFLGTCGSDWRNLSDHSRALGASPRAGGSAVESSASSSLRCLSSIVDSISSDEPKLPGVEEAVEK; encoded by the exons ATGATGATGGACCTTTTCGAAACTGGCTCCTATTTCTTCTACTTGGACGGGGAGAatggagccctgcagcagctggagatggCGGAGGGTTCCCCGCTGTACCCAGGCAGCGACGGCACCTTGTCCCCGTGTCAGGACCAAATGCCGCCGGAGGCCGGCAGCGACAGCGGCGGCGAGGAGCATGTGCTGGCCCCCCCgggcctgcagccccctcacTGCCCCGGCCAGTGTTTGATCTGGGCTTGTAAAACCTGCAAGAGAAAGTCGGCCCCCACGGACAGGCGGAAAGCGGCCACCCTGCGGGAGAGGAGGCGGCTGAAGAAGATCAACGAAGCCTTCGAGGCGCTGAAAAGGCGGACTGTGGCCAACCCCAACCAGCGGCTGCCCAAGGTGGAGATCCTGAGGAGCGCCATCAGCTACATCGAGAGGCTGCAGGACCTCCTGCACAGGCTGGAtcagcaggagaaaatgcagGAGGTCGGGGGGGACGCCTTCAGCTTCAGCCCCAAGCAGGCAAAT GGCTCGGACTTCCTCGGCACCTGCGGCTCCGACTGGAGAAACCTCTCCGACCATTCCCGGGCgctgggagccagccccagagcag GAGGCTCCGCCGTCGAGTCGTCGGCTTCCAGCAGCCTGCGCTGCCTCTCCTCCATAGTGGACAGTATTTCCTCCGACGAGCCCAAGCTGCCCGGCGTGGAGGAAGCGGTGGAGAAATGA
- the MYF5 gene encoding myogenic factor 5: protein MEVMDSCQFSPSELFYDSSCLSSPEGEFPEDFEPRDLPPFGAHQPAEPACSEEEEHVRAPSGHHQAGHCLMWACKACKRKSTTMDRRKAATMRERRRLKKVNQAFETLKRCTTANPNQRLPKVEILRNAIRYIESLQELLREQVENYYHLPGQSCSEPTSPTSSCSDGMADCGSPVWPARGSSFEAGYCSEMPHGYGAEPSSALSSLDCLSSIVDRLSPGGEPLRHPGSLSPGASIDSGPGTPGTPPPRRTYQAL from the exons atggaggtgaTGGACAGCTGCCAGTTCTCCCCGTCCGAGCTCTTCTACGACAGCTCCTGCCTTTCCTCCCCGGAGGGCGAGTTCCCCGAGGATTTCGAGCCCAGGGATCTGCCTCCCTTCGGCGCCCACCAGCCCGCCGAGCCCGCCTGCTCCGAGGAAGAGGAGCACGTCCGAGCCCCCAGCGGCCACCACCAGGCCGGCCACTGCCTGATGTGGGCTTGCAAAGCCTGCAAGAGAAAGTCCACCACGATGGACCGGCGGAAGGCGGCCACcatgagggagaggaggaggctgaagaAAGTGAACCAGGCGTTTGAGACCCTGAAGAGGTGCACCACGGCCAACCCCAACCAAAGACTCCCCAAAGTGGAGATCCTGAGGAACGCCATCAGATACATCGAGAGCCTCCAGGAGCTCTTGAGGGAGCAGGTAGAAAACTACTATCACCTGCCGGGACAGAGCTGCTCCGAGCCGACCAGCcccacctccagctgctccgACGGCATG GCTGACTGCGGCAGCCCGGTGTGGCCGGCGAGAGGCAGCAGCTTCGAGGCCGGTTACTGCTCCGAGATGCCCCACG GGTACGGCGCGGAGCCGAGCAGCGCCCTGTCCAGCCTGGATTGCCTCTCCAGCATCGTGGACCGCCTCTCCCCGGGGGGGGAGCCCCTCCGACACCCCGGCTCCCTCTCGCCGGGAGCCAGCATCGACTCGGGGCCCGGGACGCCCGGGACGCCACCGCCCCGACGGACCTACCAGGCGCTATGA